The DNA segment AGTGTGACTACTGGGGCGTATTTGTCGCCAACCAGTTCCTGAAGTTCTTTTTTTATCTTGCGGGAAAGCGCTGGACTGGCACCACCCGTGGAAAGAGTAATAAGCAAATCACCCTTTTCAATATGTGCAGGAACAGTAAATGTTCCCGCCGAAGGATCATCAATAACATTGCATAGAACTTTTTGCTTTGCACATGCTTTTGAAACAGCTTCGTTAATTTCACGGTTGCCTGTAGATGCAAAAACAAGAGTTTTCCCTTTAACATCGCTTGCTTCAAAATCACGCTGGGCGTAGGAAACAAGAGGGCTGTTAAGTAGTTGCAGCAAATCAGCATCAGCCACGTCTTCAATTGCAAAGGTGTCCAGAACAGTTACTTGTGACGGATTTGCTTTAAGAAGAGTGGCAAGCTTTCGCTGCCCGACTTTGCCAAGCCCAACGATAAGACAGTGCGTACCATGAAGGTCTAATAGAAGAGGATAATAGCGCATAGCTGTCTTATATATTGTGTATTGCGTCTTGTAAAATGCTGCCTTGGGTAAGTTGTTCTTAAAAATACAGGGTGAATACTTTGAAAGAGTAGAGTGTGACTTTTAAAAGTCTTTTTACTTAAGCAAGGAACTGTATAAATAAGTTGAGCCCAGCGGGGGGCAAGATAATTTTTTACCGTCTTATGTCATTATGAAGAAATATTGCGTTATTCAATTGGGTGATCTGGCAGATCTTTTTCAGACAAAACGGCTTATTCTGTCCCTGAGTCGTAATGATGCGAAGGTACATATATGTGTGTCGCCTGAGTTACAAGCTGCTGCATTGTATTTGTATCCAGAAACAGTAGTGCATATTGTACCGCAAGTGGCAGAAGGTGAAGATGTTTCTGCTGCTGAGTGGTTGCAATCAGAAGCATTCGATGCCGTATATAATCTCCATGGCTGTCCGCAAAATATGAATTTGTTCAATTACTTTGCTCCGGGCGTGATGCATGGATATTGGCGGCATAAGGGACGTGAGTATCGCAGTAAGTGGCTTACATGTTTATCTCGTGTTCAAGGACGTCAACGCTTTCTGAATGCTATGGATATGTGGGCACATTTAGCTCCTTCGCCTATTCCGTCTCATATGGTTAACCCGATTGCGATGCGCAAGGGGGGCGGCATTGGTGTAGCTTTACGGGACAATAATAACAGGGTGTTACCGATATCTGTTTTGGCAGGATGCATAAATTCTGTCTGTACAGCCAGTCGTGAAAACGATGTTGTCCTGTTTGGAGAAAAAGAGGATGAGCCGCTTGTAGCTGAGTTGCTTCCGTTGTTAAAAGATAAGATAGCAGCAAAGACCGTTAGCCGATGTTTTGAGACAACTTTTGAAGAGGACATGGAGATTATCAGCACGTTGGATATGCTTGTGACTCCAGAATCTACTTTAATGCATGCTGCTGCTCATGTTGGGACCCCAGTGAATGCCTTTTTCCACTCGTCTGCATGGTGTATGGCAAACGGACCATATGGATTAGGGCATAGGATCTGGCAAGCTGATATTGCGTGTGCACCGTGCAATCAAGCAGACGATTGTTCCGAACAATTTGCATGCATGCATGTGTTCGGTGAAGAACAATTACAGCGTTTTCTTGCTGGTAAGATCGACAAGAACTATCCTGCAGGCGTTACTGGATATGTTTCTATGCTTGATGAAGTTGGGGTTACGTACATGCCTGTCTTCGGAACAGAAGAACATGCAGAAGAGCGACTTGCTTTGCGTGGGGTGGCTTCGGAATTTGTCGGCATAACTAAAATTAGTAAAACAGTGCCTCAGGGAAGCAAAAATTTTTATGCGGAGCAGGATTGGTTGTTGTCCAACTGTGTCGCTGATGAGGAGGACTATGATGAATAATACCCAGCAACATATTCTTATTGTTCCTCCGTTAGATAAGTCTGAAGCCTGTATTGTTACCGGTTGTAAGGAATCATTAGAAAAATTGGGACATAAGGTGTCGGTCTTTAATACTGAGGCATGGGTGCCTGTCTGTTCTGCGCTTCAGAACTTGCCTGTGACGTTGGCTCATCAAGATGCCCTAGGCTCACAAGGAATGGAACTTATTTCTGGTGCTGTGGTGGCGGTAGTAGAGTCACAACATATCGACATTGTTCTTGGATTTCCTCAATCGCCCCTTACCTCTAGTTCTCGAGAGAAAATGCAGGCACGAGGGATTGTAACAGTTTGTTGGATGACTGAAGAATATGCTTCGTTCCCATATTGGCGTAAGGCCATTGAATGCTGCGATGTTGTTGCAACAATTCAGCATGAGCCGTTTATTAGTGAACTTTCTGTGCTTGGGCATGTTCCGGTATATCTGCCATTCGCAGCAAAAAGTGCCTGTTGCACACCAGTAGTTACCCATACGGCAGCAGAGGGTATGATTGCTGTTCTCGGAGATGCCAGTGACGAAATGGCTAATGCCTTATCCTCTCACACAGGGAGAGGAATGGTACTTTGGGGAGACGGCTGGGAAAAATACGAGCAGCTTGTACCGTATTATCAAGGAAAGCTTCAATCCCTTACTCGTTCAGAGCGTAAGGCCTTGTATAGAGACGCCGCTATTATTGTGAACATTCATTCTACAGATGTCGGCACTGGTGACTCTGTAAATATGGAGACGTTTGCCATTGCCTCATGTGGCGGCTTTCAATTAGTAGACAAACGAACTCTTATGGAAGGTATGTTTTCGTATGATGAGTTGGTTATGTTCGAGTCTGCAGAAGAATTGTCAGAGCTACTTACTGAATTTATTGATGACCGAAATGCCCGTCTTGAATATGCGCGTAATGCACAGAAGCTTGTGTTAGCTAAGCATACCTATGAGCAGCGAATGGAAAGTCTGCTGCAAGCCATTGCCGAAGCGATAAAATAGTCTTTGGTCCATCTATATCATATATAAAAAAAGGCTGTCCTTCGTATGAGGACAGCCTTTTTTCATTAGTTAAGTAAGAATGCTAGCCGCGTAATGCCATAACGGCAGCTACGGCTTTGATACCTTTTTTCTCACCGGTAAATCCAAGCTTTTCTTCGGTAGTAGCTTTGACGTTCACCTGATCATCATTGAGTTTAAGCATGCGGCAGATGTTTTTTTTGATCTGCGGCTTCCAAGGCACGAGACGTGGCACCTGTGCAATGATGGTGAGGTCTACGTTTGTAAGACGGTATCCACGCTGAAGAAACTTGTCATAGACTTCGTTGAGAAGTACTCCGCTAGAAATATTGTCGAACTGCTCTGAGGAATCCGGAAAATGTTCGCCAATATCGCCGTCTCCCATGCAGCCGAGAAGTGCGTCACAGAGGGCATGGAGGAGAACGTCGCCGTCTGAGTGAGCTATAACTTCTGGAGCACCTTGAATAGGGATACCGCCGAGCTTCATCGGGCGTCCTTTGCCGTAGCGGTGTACATCGTATCCCCATCCGGTAACTGGAATTGGCATAGGGGGCTCTTTTGATTCGATCATGGCAAGGTCTTCCGGATTTGTGATTTTGCAGTTTGTTGCTTCGCCTTCTACCATTTCAACGGTGAATCCTGCCTGCTCAGCAATAGATGCATCGTCTGTTACTTCCCAGCCCTCCTCGTTGCACTTGTTGTGTACATCAATCAGCATTTTTTTGTCGAATCCTTGCGGAGTCTGGCATGCTCGAAGGGTAGAGCGGTCAAGTGTATGGCAGACAGTGTTGTTTTGAGTAACTTTAATGGTATCTGTTACCGGAATTGCAGGAATTACTGCCTGCGCTCCTTCTGAGAGGGAGTCGAGAAGGGTGTTAGAAAGCGCTGCGGAGAAGAACGGGCGAGCTGCATCGTGTACGAGTACATGAGTACATTCTTTCGGCAGTGCCTGCAGTCCATTGTAGACAGAATCCTGTCGGCGTGCACCACCAGCTATGACTTTCCATGGCAGTCCAAGTCTGCGCCCAAAATCGAGATTCTTGAGCGTATTTGTAGCTTCTTCGATGTCTTCTTCTGGAAAGACAAATATGAGACCGCGCATACGTGTTGTATGAGAGAAGGTGATTGCGGAGTGCCAGAAAAGCGGTGCACCTTTCCATTCTAGAAACTGTTTTTTGACGCCATTTGTGGCTTCAGAAAGTCTGGTGCCGGAACCGGCAGCAAGAATGATGGACCAACAATGCATGGGAGTTCCTTACATATTGTAGGGTGGTAGTAGTAAAAAAGTTTAGCATACAAAAAAAGGGTGCAACGCACCCTTTTTTTAAAAATATGGAGTTAGACTATAAGCCGGGTTTTGTCTCCCTCTTGCGAGGGCGGTTATCATTCGTCTAGGATTATGATTACTCATAACCTCAAGCAACCTACCCGAAAACAACGACCGGGCCGGTCGTAACTGTTTCCCTATTTGGTCTTGCTCTGAACGGGGTTTACCTAGCCTATCATGTCACCATGATACCTGGTGAGCTCTTACCTCACCGTTTCACCCTTACCGGCAGTAAAACTGCTTAGGCGGTTTGCTTTCTGTGGCACTCTCCGAGGATCACTCCCCCTGGGTGTTACCCAGCGCTCTGCCCTTTAGAGCCCGGACTTTCCTCCCCGCACTAATGTGCGCGACGATAACCTGTCCAACTCCAAAATATGTTTTATGCTTCTTCTGCTGCGTTTTCCTCTTCACTACCAAAGTGTTCTGACCAGTAGATCAGACGCTGGCAGTTAGGACAGCTGAGGATCTGGTGTCCCTTCTGAAGCTCGATGTAGCTCTGTGGCGGAATAGCAATGTGACAGCCGTTACAGATTTGTTCTTTAACGGAAACGATAACTGGGTTGTCCAAACGGGAACGGATGAACTCGTAACGGTTGAGGATAGGAGTAGGAACTTCTTTACCTGCAATATTACGTTTTTTATCCAGCTTTTCGAGAACCTTGTTAGCTTCTTCAACACGCTCTTTAAGGCTTGTTTTCTTTGCTTCCAGGTCATTTTTGAGGATGCTGTAACGTTCATCCATGTCAGAAACAGCCATCTGCTGACGATCAAGTTCTTCAGCAAGAGCAAGTTTTTCTTCTTCACGGAGACGGTTAAGCTTCTCAAGGTTGTCCATTTCGCGCATCATTGCATGGTACTCTTTAGTGTTACCAACGAGCATGAGCTTGGACTTGCTTTTTTTAACTTTGAGAGCGTCGTTTTCGATCTCAGAGTTGATGCGTTTTTCCTGTGCCTTGAGGTGATCAATTTTCTCAAGGAAGCGGTTGCGCTGGCTTTCAAGCGCATCAAAGCGCTCCTGAAGAGCTTCCACTTCTTTTGGAGCTTCATCAAGTTCGCTGGTGATACCAAGGATTTCATCATCAACAAGCTGCAGTGCAACAAGCTGTTCGATTTGCTTTAAATACAGGCTCAAGGTTTTTTCCTCCTGAAAACCATAAGGTTCGGATTTCGCCGAAACTGTGAAATTTCTATTCTGCGAATGGGCCGATCAAACGCATCGGATCCTGCGCCGGCAGGAAAAATATTTCTATGTCATCCAGTTCGCTTGCAAGCTGTAAAGCAAACTGGTGCATCATTTCTTCTTCAAGGCTGAAATGCCCAACATCAAGAATGCATCCGGTTGTATCCAGAGCAGCATGATATTTGACATCGCCAGTTATAAATACATCCGCACCCATGGCAAACGCTTTCGGGGCAAAATCACTGCCAGAGCCTGTGCAATAAGCAACTTTAGTTACTGTTTCAGGCGTATGACCACTTACTACCCAATAATCACGATTTACCACCGAGGCAAGTTGCTCGGTGAATATGCCAAAAGATACAGGTTTTGGCAAAGTACCAATGGTACCAAAGCCGAGGCTTTGGGGGCCTGTATCAGGTGTAGAAGGTATAAAAATTGGCAGTTCGTCCAGATCAGCTGTGAGCTGAGCAAGAACAGCGCTGCGATGTTCTTTATTATATGTTACGTTGATCATTTGTTCAACGTGTCGCACGCTATGAATATGAGGGTGGTTTTCCCATTCATAGAGTCTAGTGCTAGCTGCAATGTCCTGCTTTGGAGTGAAAGCTATTGCTTCCGGTTCAAACGTGCATGTTGAGCCTAGCAGTTTACAATCTTGCAGCTTAAGCGCGCGGGCAAGCCATCCCGCTGGTCCTTCCGGATTTGCATCAAGCGACGTATGTGCACTGTAGAGACACATATCATTTTTAATAAGCGCAGATACAATAGAAAAATGTGTATCAAGTTTATTTAAATACTTGGGCTTCATCAGCAATGGATGATGAGTAAGTATAAAATCTGCGCCTTGATCTATTGCTGCTTGAATTGTCTCTTCAGTCGGATCAAGTGCAAGAGCCAGCTTGTGTACTTCATTTTTACGGCTTGGAACCTGAATGCCACAGTTGTCCCATGAAGCCGCACCGCAAAGAATGGCTGTATTTTCGATTTGTTTGATAAGGTCAGCTGTTTTCATAAACTATCTCTCAGCAAGTTGGAAAGGCGGTTGAATTTGTCGCCCGTAAAACAGCGTTAGTATCAACGAAAATTAGGAATAAATCCAGCAATAGGTAAAAAAAGCAGCCTACTACCATGTAGTGTGGTTAGCATGCTTCTTGATGATACTTGAGCTTATCTCAGATGTGGTGAAACAGACACAATCCGTTGCGTGTCGCAAAGCGGATGTGTGCTATGACATAACATGCGAGGATGGTCAAGAAAAGTATGCAAACCGTGCCTTCAGAGGGGGATAATCGGCAACCTGATAGAG comes from the Halodesulfovibrio marinisediminis DSM 17456 genome and includes:
- a CDS encoding Nif3-like dinuclear metal center hexameric protein — encoded protein: MKTADLIKQIENTAILCGAASWDNCGIQVPSRKNEVHKLALALDPTEETIQAAIDQGADFILTHHPLLMKPKYLNKLDTHFSIVSALIKNDMCLYSAHTSLDANPEGPAGWLARALKLQDCKLLGSTCTFEPEAIAFTPKQDIAASTRLYEWENHPHIHSVRHVEQMINVTYNKEHRSAVLAQLTADLDELPIFIPSTPDTGPQSLGFGTIGTLPKPVSFGIFTEQLASVVNRDYWVVSGHTPETVTKVAYCTGSGSDFAPKAFAMGADVFITGDVKYHAALDTTGCILDVGHFSLEEEMMHQFALQLASELDDIEIFFLPAQDPMRLIGPFAE
- the ispD gene encoding 2-C-methyl-D-erythritol 4-phosphate cytidylyltransferase, whose amino-acid sequence is MHCWSIILAAGSGTRLSEATNGVKKQFLEWKGAPLFWHSAITFSHTTRMRGLIFVFPEEDIEEATNTLKNLDFGRRLGLPWKVIAGGARRQDSVYNGLQALPKECTHVLVHDAARPFFSAALSNTLLDSLSEGAQAVIPAIPVTDTIKVTQNNTVCHTLDRSTLRACQTPQGFDKKMLIDVHNKCNEEGWEVTDDASIAEQAGFTVEMVEGEATNCKITNPEDLAMIESKEPPMPIPVTGWGYDVHRYGKGRPMKLGGIPIQGAPEVIAHSDGDVLLHALCDALLGCMGDGDIGEHFPDSSEQFDNISSGVLLNEVYDKFLQRGYRLTNVDLTIIAQVPRLVPWKPQIKKNICRMLKLNDDQVNVKATTEEKLGFTGEKKGIKAVAAVMALRG
- a CDS encoding CgeB family protein, with the protein product MMNNTQQHILIVPPLDKSEACIVTGCKESLEKLGHKVSVFNTEAWVPVCSALQNLPVTLAHQDALGSQGMELISGAVVAVVESQHIDIVLGFPQSPLTSSSREKMQARGIVTVCWMTEEYASFPYWRKAIECCDVVATIQHEPFISELSVLGHVPVYLPFAAKSACCTPVVTHTAAEGMIAVLGDASDEMANALSSHTGRGMVLWGDGWEKYEQLVPYYQGKLQSLTRSERKALYRDAAIIVNIHSTDVGTGDSVNMETFAIASCGGFQLVDKRTLMEGMFSYDELVMFESAEELSELLTEFIDDRNARLEYARNAQKLVLAKHTYEQRMESLLQAIAEAIK
- a CDS encoding glycosyltransferase family 9 protein, whose protein sequence is MKKYCVIQLGDLADLFQTKRLILSLSRNDAKVHICVSPELQAAALYLYPETVVHIVPQVAEGEDVSAAEWLQSEAFDAVYNLHGCPQNMNLFNYFAPGVMHGYWRHKGREYRSKWLTCLSRVQGRQRFLNAMDMWAHLAPSPIPSHMVNPIAMRKGGGIGVALRDNNNRVLPISVLAGCINSVCTASRENDVVLFGEKEDEPLVAELLPLLKDKIAAKTVSRCFETTFEEDMEIISTLDMLVTPESTLMHAAAHVGTPVNAFFHSSAWCMANGPYGLGHRIWQADIACAPCNQADDCSEQFACMHVFGEEQLQRFLAGKIDKNYPAGVTGYVSMLDEVGVTYMPVFGTEEHAEERLALRGVASEFVGITKISKTVPQGSKNFYAEQDWLLSNCVADEEDYDE
- a CDS encoding zinc ribbon domain-containing protein; translated protein: MSLYLKQIEQLVALQLVDDEILGITSELDEAPKEVEALQERFDALESQRNRFLEKIDHLKAQEKRINSEIENDALKVKKSKSKLMLVGNTKEYHAMMREMDNLEKLNRLREEEKLALAEELDRQQMAVSDMDERYSILKNDLEAKKTSLKERVEEANKVLEKLDKKRNIAGKEVPTPILNRYEFIRSRLDNPVIVSVKEQICNGCHIAIPPQSYIELQKGHQILSCPNCQRLIYWSEHFGSEEENAAEEA
- a CDS encoding precorrin-2 dehydrogenase/sirohydrochlorin ferrochelatase family protein, whose protein sequence is MRYYPLLLDLHGTHCLIVGLGKVGQRKLATLLKANPSQVTVLDTFAIEDVADADLLQLLNSPLVSYAQRDFEASDVKGKTLVFASTGNREINEAVSKACAKQKVLCNVIDDPSAGTFTVPAHIEKGDLLITLSTGGASPALSRKIKKELQELVGDKYAPVVTLMGRIRPLILELANDTAQNTAVFRSLVSSDIAEAIQKKDRIAAESILRSTLPETLHSNIGALLHELI